The window TTGTACTAATTAATGTTTCAAATTATCTAATTGtgtatttatgattttgatagCCATTTCATCTTCAGTTATATGTTTCTGGAAATCCGATCTGTTTgttaatagttaatttattttgcgatatatttcttattattatgatCACGTGTTTTTGCTTCTGAAATTTTACTCAACTTGTATGAAGTGGAAGACAAATCAATTGTTAGGAACAAGGGTATTCTTTAGAAACAGAAGATTAAAGTCTGTCATTTCATTCTTAATTACTGTCATAGTATTTGTGTTCTCGCTTACTGGATGCAGCAAAGGGAGTGGAAGCTAATTTTCTTGCCTATTAAACTAACTTCCTCCTGATAAAATCAGGCTAAAGGAATGGCTTTCAACAGGGGGATTCCTCTTCGTCCATTTGAGGAGAAAAATGATGCAGGTTAGCTCAGATATATCATCTCTAGTAGGTATATTGCTAGtctaaacatatattattttggataATTGAGTGCAGAACATAATGTTCAAGTTGATAGAATAAGCAGGAGGATTGtccaaatattttgtttgctaTAACAGCCAAATGTCTTTGGAAGGTGCTTCGGTTGTATGCTACGTATAACTCAGCATCAGAGCTAgaatcttgaaagaaaaaaaaaaagaacttcatACTTTTGTGGCTTATGAAGTGATGAAGTTTTTGATTAAATAGCTTGGccaaaaaaaaactgtcaagagGAAAATGATATACTACCTAAATTTGTAGCAATCGGTTTGTGCtatgttatttaataaatgattgaTGCTGGTAGATTAAGCATGCAGATGATTTACGCATGGCCGTGAAAGAAGTCATTTGTGACAATGGCAAAGAAAAACGGCAGTATGAAGCAGCCCTCATAGCAATTACTGTAGAGGAGCCATTAGAACGGTTAGTTTGTTTGCCCATTACTTTTTCATTATGTGAAACTGTCCTTTTagatttttgtagtttttgcTTGCGGTCTGATAATGAGAGCTTCCAAAAGTAAATTTCAGCTATTGCCAACGAATTCGGACACCTGATTTCTGGGGAGGAGAGTCGGAGCTATTGGTTAGTTCTCTATTCCCTTCCACTAGCGCGTCTTCACAAGGAATACTcagaattttatttatttcttgcaCATGTGTGCTTTATGTGTGAAGGTGCTCTTTGTTGAGATAATGAATCATGATCTGTATTAATCTCCATCAGGTATTGTCAAAGCTCTGCAAGCAACCTATCATTGTCTACATACCAGAGCATGAGGTATACTTTTATCAATGACCATAAAAGTGTTGGTTTGATAACTGAGGTTGATTATATCCTCTGATAGTTTCCTGGGTTATTAACAGTGTAGGAACAAGATTTGGTGGTGTTACCCTTTTTAAGTTTAACTTTGATAATTTTACTTAGTCTCATTTGATTacactttcatttttagtttcctattttaaaaaacaaaactaatatttttagttaaactctaaaaataaaactaaaatttttagcTATGTTTGGTAAtccttttggtttttggttttataaaatCGTGCTTGCTTCACACAATTCCTTGATCGTGTTTCCATATTTTCTATGTAAACACACATGAATCTTTCTTtccccaaatttaaaaaacaaaaccaaaattttaaaaaatattattttttcagtttgcaaaatttgaattttgaaaacactaaacaataaaacacaCAAATCAATATATGAAAGTGGTGATTATAGtcttaacttaaaaaaaaaaacaaaaaaaaaaaaccaaaatggtTGCGAAAGGCAAAGAGGGGCTTAGTTTTTAGATCTTGgcttggtttttaaaaaacgtgGGCAAAGAGTGGATAGCAAAATAAAGGAACTCAATATGCAGGGTTTTCAAACAAAAGATTTGTTAGATAAACATGTTTAATTCACTTCTGTTTACTtggattttggtttttgtacTTGATTTGCAGCACAGAATGGGTTGTCGGGGCTCTAGCTTTATTCCTATTGCAGAATATGGAGCTGAGTTCAAGGGAGGAAAGCCCAAGAAACCTGTGAGGTTGCTTTACAGCGGTAGAAACCACTACGATCTACTTGTTTGAGAATCTATTTGAAGGCCATCTCATTCCCACCTTGTTTTTTTCGAGTAAAAATGGGTTGATAGATTTGAATCAGGAACCACTTGTTTTTCACACCCTTGTTACTGATGCTATCTAAacataacaaaagaaattgaggCATGGTTGACAGGGTACAATTAGCCTTTCAACAATGGTAGGATAACCTCAACAACACAACAACCGAAGCTCTCTTGTGGGCAATCACTTTTTGTAAAAGCTGTTgcatttagttttaaaaagtgttGTATTTCGTGAGGATTAATGGGGAGAGTAATGCACTttacatataaataattgGACAAAGGAcacttttaaaatgattagGTGAATAAGagtactatttttatttatattgaaacgggtctctttaaaaaaatgcattccACTATAAGATATAGCAAGATCTGtgttagataacaaatttataaattaaatttcaatttaacttttgtttaaaaatgtgtttagaaaatatatttataaactaattcGTTAATCActaaagacttttttttttttcttttgagctACTAAAGACTAGATTGAATATACACGGCTACTACTTTGTTTATGAactagttttatattaattttcatttggtgATATCTAATCTAACACAATACATTAACtatcaaacattaaaaaatcaacaagaaCAATTTATTTGCATTAGttgaaatacaatttttaCAAAGTTTATTTGCATTGGTATTTATGATTATATAAAAAGGAGATGCACACGCTTGAAACAGTTTGGGAACACGTGTGGAATTTGAACTTCCGATTCCGTCGTAGAAACTgacaaaagggaaaaagatcCAATGCCTCTTTCTTCCTTATTACCGCATTtccctttcttccttttcttccttttcttcctttccaaATACtcaaatagagagagagagagagagagagataataataataataagcatTCACCAAAAGTTACACGcattcctttcttcttccctctaaTCTATTCTAATCTAATCTAATCTAGGGtttataatttcttccttttcctccTCCCCCCTCTCATTCCTCCGATTATGGACGGTGCCTGCAATGGCGGCATGTTGTATCACGAGGTTCAGGAATCCAAGCTCTGCGCTGTGCATTGCGTCAACACCGTCTTACAAGGTCCTTTTTTCTCCGAATTCGATTTGGCTGCTCTCGCTTCCGATCTCGACCGCAAAGAGCGCCAGATGATGCTTTCTGGTTCCACCACCGGTGACTTTCTCTCCGAAGAGTCTCACAATGTCTCCTTAGATGGTGATTTCAGCATCCAggtttcctttcttcttcttcttcttccttctactCAACTACTATCGTCGCTTTACTCTAACTAATTACGCTTCTTCCTCTCTggaattttcttcatttaatttgaattccATTTGTCATCTCACTTGACTACTCGAATTCTAGGTTTTTATTGCATATTTCAATTGCATTCAGGAACAGTGGTTTGTgtgaatatataataatatcttACGGAAAgtgattgaattttgattctgATATCCTAGTTATGTATTCTTTTTACAGTAGGAATAGGCTAACCGGTTTAAGCCACTATGTGACTATTTCTAAAGACAATGTTTGTTCCCTACTTGCACAAACCCATATCCCCTATTCTCCCCTATGTCCCAGTGTCATCTGCCTGAGGTAGCTGTGTTGATGAATAACATGCCAATGCAGGACCTTTGTTAGTTTTCAAATCCAAATGACCTGCGAGTTACTAAATGGGCCTTAAttcttgaatttaatttgaattagcACATGGGATGGTGGGAGATCACTTGAAAGATTTCTGTTGATAAGCACTTGATAAAGGAGAAGATTGTTCAAGGAATAATATGCATCCCTTATCTTCCGACAGTAGAACAAATAGTAGATGTGTTAACTAAAGGTCTTCCAAAGTGGCACTTCAATAACTTAATTGACAAGCTAACTATGGATGATATCTCCAAACcagcttgagggggagtgttgattattttctttattgtcaatattttcattgtatttaagatatatttgagtatttatttttcacttattTGTATTTTCCTAATCTGTATTGggtatttcttctatttaagaaaacccTGTTCTTTCTAAGAGAAGTAAGAGAAAAACACCATTGAGGGGTGAACTGAGGGAGTAGACAAGGATTTAGTGAGTACTCAAAGAAGACTGAAAGTGGCAAGTGAGGATGGGGCTCCCAaatcttgttattttttcGTTCTTAATGTTAAAAACCTTTGTTTCCTGTGAATTACCCCAGACAAGGCACGTTGCGTATGAATTTTGTGTATATTAGACTGATGAAACTCGATATCTTGTTTTGGATACTCGAATTTGCACACTATATCTcctttcttacttttcttttttgtatcttGGGTAATGTTTTAATGTAAAGCTGTGTAGTATTTAGAGGGATTGCAGTTCATTTTgtatagataattttttttcctgtaTTTATATAAAGCAAGCAAAACGTTAAACTTGGTGGGATgatcttatttctttaaacCACAATATATTTGCTTGCAGGTCTTACAAAAGGCTTTGGAGGTATGGGATCTCCAAGTCATTCCTCTCAACTCACCAGTTGCTGAGCCTGCGCAGATTGATCCTCAACTGGAGAATGCATTTATATGTCACTTGCAAGATCATTGGTTTTGTATTAGGAAAGTGAACGGGGAATGGTACAATTTTGACAGTTTATATGCAGCCCCTCAGCATCTTTCTAAGTTTTACCTTTCAGCTTACTTGGACTCTCTAAAGGGCTTCGGTTGGAGCATATTTATTGTTAGGGGTAACTTCCCTAAGGATTTTCCCATCTCATCCTCTGAAGCATCCAACGGTTATGGTCAGTGGCTTTCTCCTGAGGATGCTGAGAGGATAACCAAATCGTGCAACTCCACCCAAGCCCCCCCTCCTCCTCAAAGAGCAAACTGGACAGAGCAGCAAGATACGTTTCTTTCATCTGGAGAAACAGAAATGCTAATAGACATGGAGGATGAGGATTTGAAGGCTGCAATAGCTGCCAGCCTTATGGATTCCTCAGCAGTCATGGCAGCGGGAGTTGCTAACCCTCCAAATGAACCTGTAGTTTCCTCCACCCAAGCTGGCTCCCCTCAGAATGTACCTGCTGTTGCCCTTGAAACTGCCAACACCCAAGATGTACTCGCAGTTTCCCCAAACGCCTCCATCCTCGAAGATGTTCCTGCAGTCTCTCCAGAAGCTGCCACTCTGCAAGATGTACCTGCAATTTCAGCCAAAGCTGCCTCCCCTCAAAATGCACCTAATGTTTCTCCTGAAGCTTCCACCTCCCAGGATGTATGTGAACTTTCCCCCAATGCCGCCGATATCCCTCAAGATTTACATACAGTTTCCACCGCCAAAGCTGCCATCCCCAAGAATAAATCTGCAGTCTGCACGGAAGTTTCTGTTCATCAAAACGAGTCTGGAAATGAATCTGTAGGCAATGCAGACACTG of the Cucumis sativus cultivar 9930 chromosome 3, Cucumber_9930_V3, whole genome shotgun sequence genome contains:
- the LOC101217262 gene encoding OVARIAN TUMOR DOMAIN-containing deubiquitinating enzyme 3 isoform X1, whose product is MDIMAEKSQNVSILEQLQLGIARFELSSSPVSSISPSNSVASSFPLSMNPSYPLFAKIGPVLGIESPALRKAEQYKVQKVTGDGRCLFRALAKGMAFNRGIPLRPFEEKNDADDLRMAVKEVICDNGKEKRQYEAALIAITVEEPLERYCQRIRTPDFWGGESELLVLSKLCKQPIIVYIPEHEHRMGCRGSSFIPIAEYGAEFKGGKPKKPVRLLYSGRNHYDLLV
- the LOC101217262 gene encoding OVARIAN TUMOR DOMAIN-containing deubiquitinating enzyme 3 isoform X2, whose protein sequence is MDIMAEKSQNVSILEQLQLGIARFELSSSPVSSISPSNSVASSFPLSMNPSYPLFAKIGPVLGIESPALRKAEQYKVQKVTGDGRCLFRALAKGMAFNRGIPLRPFEEKNDADDLRMAVKEVICDNGKEKRQYEAALIAITVEEPLERYCQRIRTPDFWGGESELLVLSKLCKQPIIVYIPEHENGLSGL
- the LOC101217492 gene encoding ataxin-3 homolog, which codes for MDGACNGGMLYHEVQESKLCAVHCVNTVLQGPFFSEFDLAALASDLDRKERQMMLSGSTTGDFLSEESHNVSLDGDFSIQVLQKALEVWDLQVIPLNSPVAEPAQIDPQLENAFICHLQDHWFCIRKVNGEWYNFDSLYAAPQHLSKFYLSAYLDSLKGFGWSIFIVRGNFPKDFPISSSEASNGYGQWLSPEDAERITKSCNSTQAPPPPQRANWTEQQDTFLSSGETEMLIDMEDEDLKAAIAASLMDSSAVMAAGVANPPNEPVVSSTQAGSPQNVPAVALETANTQDVLAVSPNASILEDVPAVSPEAATLQDVPAISAKAASPQNAPNVSPEASTSQDVCELSPNAADIPQDLHTVSTAKAAIPKNKSAVCTEVSVHQNESGNESVGNADTAFCDSGSADNTECAVSSPRKKISRTNEGTA